One window from the genome of Tachysurus fulvidraco isolate hzauxx_2018 unplaced genomic scaffold, HZAU_PFXX_2.0 HiC_scaffold_51_np12, whole genome shotgun sequence encodes:
- the LOC125140676 gene encoding interferon-induced very large GTPase 1-like, protein LFFLTKTESLDSGININIHPMDVQMAVFHCSDHFLQQLIVTKLDQCQYALPLLVPNPCTREIEFPLWTFHQIRKSWRSHSAAVSQNQAMSEAQTPMVAFFRLGSVSSSKSQLMNSLINDKHHTFFHRHCPGSNKNRLLMDGVVEIAWFCPSGKETDYFPDCVAFCNLHGDAEANKKQMEILTEMSSVNVVLFSNPEKAAYKEIIQKLFRDTKQNELEKISEKTEYGNFWFGTHAQGYGSNIRGFYFCKTIQ, encoded by the coding sequence ttattttttttgacaaagaCAGAATCTTTGGACAgcggaataaatataaatattcacccCATGGATGTCCAGATGGCCGTGTTCCACTGCTCTGATCATTTCCTACAGCAGCTAATAGTGACTAAACTAGATCAGTGTCAGTACGCTCTGCCTCTGCTGGTGCCCAATCCCTGCACCAGAGAGATTGAGTTTCCTCTCTGGACTTTTCACCAAATCAGAAAGAGTTGGAGGAGTCACTCTGCTGCGGTCAGTCAAAACCAGGCCATGTCTGAAGCTCAAACTCCAATGGTGGCTTTCTTCAGGCTCGGCTCTGTTTCTTCATCCAAGTCTCAGTTGATGAACAGCTTGATCAATGATAAACATCACACATTCTTCCACAGACACTGTCCAGGAAGCAACAAGAACCGGCTCCTGATGGATGGAGTGGTGGAGATCGCTTGGTTCTGTCCATCAGGGAAGGAAACTGATTATTTCCCTGACTGTGTGGCGTTCTGTAATCTCCATGGTGATGCAGAAGCTAATAAAAAGCAAATGGAAATCCTGACTGAAATGTCCTCAGTGAATGTTGTACTTTTCTCTAATCCTGAAAAAGCAGCATATAAGGAGATAATACAGAAGCTCTTCAGAGACACCAAACAAAATGAACTTGagaaaatttcagaaaaaactGAATATGGCAACTTTTGGTTTGGAACACATGCGCAGGGATATGGATCAAATATACGaggcttttatttctgtaaaacaaTCCAATga